The following proteins are co-located in the Argopecten irradians isolate NY chromosome 9, Ai_NY, whole genome shotgun sequence genome:
- the LOC138331167 gene encoding malectin-A-like, giving the protein MLTVCGRVFANMTFCLCHRKKMLLLICTILSLITQSLGIGEVIWAVNCGGEAHTDINGIRYESDSLKIGISSDYGKTLMVSRVVAQDQILYQTERYHMSTFGYDIPLSGDGEYVLVLKFCEVWFTSPNQKVFDVTLNGEHTVVDELDIYSKVGRGVAHDELIEFTIRSGKLKVNGETSKINSKLLVEFMKGDYDNPKINAIYLMKGTIDDVPKLPSLPGTETPREEEEVDEEEDSSDRPSKARRPSGPKVKDPYASDDTSTMLLPVIMALGAFIPLLFCLCKL; this is encoded by the exons ATGTTGACTGTATGTGGTCGCGTGTTTGCAAATATGACCTTTTGTTTGTGccatagaaaaaaaatgctgCTGCTTATATGCACgattttatcattaattactCAATCGTTAGGTATAGGTGAAGTGATATGGGCAGTGAATTGCGGGGGCGAAGCGCACACCGACATCAACGGCATCCGTTACGAATCGGATTCACTGAAAATCGGGATCTCGTCGGATTACGGAAAGACACTGATGGTTTCACGGGTGGTCGCACAGGACCAGATTTTGTATCAGACTGAGAGATACCACATGTCGACATTTGGATACGACATTCCACTCAGCGGAGACGGAGAATATGTCCTAGTCCTAAAGTTCTGTGAAGTTTGGTTCACATCGCCGAATCAAAAA GTATTTGATGTCACACTAAATGGAGAACACACAGTTGTGGATGAACTGGATATATATAGTAAAGTTGGACGTGGAGTGGCACATGATGAACTTATAGAATTCACAATTAGATCAGGGAAGCTCAAAGTCAACGGGGAAACATCCAAGATCAACAGCAAACTCTTAGTAGAATTTATGAAG GGGGATTATGATAATCCGAAAATTAATGctatatatttaatgaaaggCACAATTGATG ATGTACCTAAGCTACCTTCATTACCCGGAACAGAAACACCTCGCGAGGAAGAAGAGGTTGACGAAGAAGAAGATTCCTCCGACAGGCCATCCAAGGCGCGACGACCTTCAGGCCCCAAGGTCAAGGACCCTTACGCATCAGACGACACCAGCACAATGCTGCTTCCTGTAATAATGGCCCTAGGTGCATTCATTCCTCTTCTCTTCTGCCTTTGTAAACTCTGA